One Oryza brachyantha chromosome 3, ObraRS2, whole genome shotgun sequence DNA segment encodes these proteins:
- the LOC102708505 gene encoding LOW QUALITY PROTEIN: B3 domain-containing protein Os03g0622200-like (The sequence of the model RefSeq protein was modified relative to this genomic sequence to represent the inferred CDS: inserted 1 base in 1 codon) — protein MGTLKMGKNCSVCKEWQEHCYWSHMADDSKHFLKHMAGDFTESMTVPARFADNFNGHISEEVNLRPPSGKTWSIGVASSGAGEVVLQSGWKEFVDGNSVQEGDCLLFRYSGVSSFDVLIFDPSGCEKASPHFAESHGGAXKKYAGAGGGGRNNADIGHHHHHHLEMTLHRNSGRSVPRACKRCLFSDDTDQDECEAKEDDDDEDVVKGVVEGGYYFGRNGRVGEYNLREEDKEEISRFPVPLHPGNPVFVHVIHAAHIRTSRYSILGMSPEFAGKYLGALKEVVLERASRRAQWRVMFVHRHNTRGFYGVGWRQFAGDNGLAAHDVCLFELMTADEAGSRRRRRPTMTVHVLRRVRGCFVLLR, from the exons ATGGGCACGCTCAAAATGGGCAAGAACTGCAGTGTGTGCAAGGAGTGGCAAGAACACTGCTACTGGAGCCATATGGCTGATGACAGTAAGCACTTCTTGAAGCATATGGCTGGGGACTTCACCGAGAGCATG ACCGTGCCTGCTAGATTTGCAGACAACTTCAACGGGCACATCTCCGAGGAAGTGAATCTGAGGCCCCCCAGCGGCAAAACCTGGAGCATCGGAGTCGCCAGCagtggcgccggcgaggtggttCTTCAGTCCGGCTGGAAGGAGTTCGTCGACGGTAACAGCGTACAGGAAGGCGACTGCCTGCTCTTCAGGTACAGCGGAGTCTCCTCCTTCGATGTGCTCATCTTTGACCCGTCCGGCTGCGAGAAGGCGTCGCCGCACTTCGCCGAGAGCCATGGCGGAG GGAAGAAGTACGCCGGAGCTGGTGGAGGAGGCAGAAATAATGCTGACATtggccatcaccaccaccaccacctggaGATGACACTCCACAGGAACAGCGGCAGGAGCGTCCCCAGAGCATGTAAGCGCTGTTTATTCAGTGATGACACAG ATCAAGATGAGTGTGAAGCGAAGgaagacgacgatgacgaagATGTTGTGAAGGGCGTGGTAGAAGGGGGGTACTACTTCGGCAGGAACGGGCGGGTGGGCGAGTACAACCTGAGGGAGGAAGACAAGGAGGAGATCTCGCGCTTCCCCGTGCCGCTTCACCCTGGGAACCCCGTGTTCGTGCACGTCATCCACGCCGCCCACATCCGGACCAGCCGTTATAGCATTCTG GGCATGTCGCCGGAGTTCGCCGGAAAATATCTGGGGGCGTTGAAGGAGGTGGTGCTGGAGAGGGCGAGCAGGAGGGCCCAGTGGCGCGTCATGTTCGTGCACCGTCATAACACCCGCGGCTTCTACGGCGTCGGCTGGCGTCAGTTCGCCGGCGACAATGGCCTCGCCGCCCACGACGTCTGCCTCTTCGAGCTCATGACGGCCGACGAGGCCGGcagccgccgacgccggcggccgacGATGACCGTGCACGTCCTCCGGAGGGTGCGCGGCTGTTTCGTGCTGCTGCGCTGA